In Bacteroides coprosuis DSM 18011, the following are encoded in one genomic region:
- a CDS encoding TonB-dependent receptor plug (InterPro IPR012910~KEGG: pru:PRU_0490 putative lipoprotein~PFAM: TonB-dependent receptor, plug~SPTR: Putative lipoprotein;~IMG reference gene:2504108070~PFAM: TonB-dependent Receptor Plug Domain) → MNKCLKQLILLMTILLSGGAQLYSQAHNVINGLVTDTNNEPLIGANVYIYKTIEGAVTDVNGNFRFETTRTDSVTLVVSYLGFKEYKFQANILNLKDLVIVLQPKETVIGEVIIVASNFNFGQDANKLKSMNSLDVVMTGSSNGDIYAALQSLPGTQKVGENGRLYVRGGESDETQTFVNGMHVLVPYTTNAENTVQRSRFSPFLFKGINLTLGGYSAEYGQALSSVLPMQTTDVSSSDKLGVSFSPFNVNVGGTVSNKRSSWSFNGDYMNMYLYNKIFPDKYNWINPYQKLSGETQYKIEFNPNNILKIYAGYDYTFFKQKVNDSFDPTINKRNLDLNESNIYLNSTYKSYLPKGYVLFLGVASSLVYNKVNDALTPNDLFKNDRNEIHLKSTMSKSFTNNYKLSLGAESYLRNSKKKYNNPLSNSKDLKYNLDYNIYSAFLDNSFKIHKKIYFNFSGRMEYQTNNEKVNFMPRASLSYIPNSHLQLSTIYGIYSQSTKDDILVYNKKGLSQELSDHYILSLSYNKSGLVFRFEPYFKKYRKLPLAIDGNYYSKGYGHSKGIDLFLENETLINNLRTTLSYSFNDSKRLTLDYPEKSTPQYATQHNFNISLRYFIPPIKTYVGVSNLFASGRPYHNPNKTGYMNSKTTPYNSLDVNMTFLVKPNIILYSSLTNILGRNNVFNYKYSTDLDVNNTYSRVPVISSRERFFFIGVFISLNNTKAYEVSNF, encoded by the coding sequence ATGAACAAGTGCTTAAAACAACTTATTTTATTAATGACAATTCTTCTAAGTGGAGGAGCGCAACTATATAGTCAGGCTCACAATGTAATAAATGGTCTAGTTACTGATACCAATAATGAACCATTAATTGGGGCAAATGTATATATCTATAAAACTATAGAAGGAGCAGTCACAGATGTAAATGGAAATTTTAGATTTGAAACTACACGTACAGATTCTGTAACATTGGTCGTTTCTTATTTAGGATTCAAGGAGTACAAATTTCAAGCAAATATACTAAATCTAAAAGATTTAGTAATTGTACTTCAACCTAAGGAAACAGTTATTGGTGAAGTTATTATCGTTGCTAGTAACTTTAATTTTGGGCAAGATGCAAACAAGCTAAAAAGTATGAATTCATTAGATGTCGTTATGACCGGCAGTTCTAATGGGGATATTTATGCTGCACTTCAATCGTTGCCTGGTACACAAAAGGTAGGAGAAAATGGTCGACTATATGTTCGTGGAGGAGAAAGTGACGAGACACAGACTTTTGTTAATGGAATGCATGTTTTAGTGCCCTATACAACAAATGCTGAGAATACAGTACAACGTAGTAGATTTTCTCCATTTCTCTTTAAAGGAATTAATTTAACACTAGGAGGTTATAGTGCTGAATATGGTCAAGCTTTATCCTCAGTATTACCCATGCAAACAACTGATGTTTCCTCCAGTGATAAATTAGGCGTAAGTTTCTCTCCTTTTAATGTGAATGTAGGCGGGACAGTCTCTAATAAAAGAAGTTCTTGGTCTTTTAATGGTGATTATATGAATATGTATCTATACAATAAAATATTTCCAGATAAATATAACTGGATAAATCCATATCAAAAATTATCAGGAGAAACTCAATATAAAATAGAATTTAATCCCAATAATATATTAAAAATCTACGCTGGATATGATTATACATTTTTTAAACAAAAAGTAAACGATTCATTTGATCCTACAATTAATAAAAGAAATCTAGATTTGAATGAAAGTAATATATATCTTAATTCAACTTATAAGTCTTATTTACCTAAAGGATATGTCTTATTTTTGGGTGTTGCTAGTTCACTTGTTTATAATAAAGTGAATGATGCACTTACCCCAAACGACTTATTTAAAAATGATAGGAATGAGATTCATTTAAAGTCTACTATGAGTAAATCATTTACTAATAATTATAAATTATCTCTCGGCGCTGAAAGTTATTTAAGAAATAGCAAAAAGAAATATAATAATCCATTAAGTAATTCTAAAGATTTAAAGTATAATCTTGATTATAATATTTATTCTGCATTTTTAGACAATAGCTTTAAAATTCACAAAAAAATTTATTTCAATTTCTCTGGTAGAATGGAATATCAAACCAATAATGAAAAAGTGAATTTTATGCCTAGAGCTTCTTTAAGCTATATTCCAAACTCTCATTTACAACTATCAACAATTTATGGGATTTATAGCCAATCAACAAAAGATGACATCTTGGTGTACAATAAAAAAGGACTCTCACAAGAATTATCTGACCATTATATTCTTAGCCTATCATATAATAAGTCAGGGCTTGTTTTCAGATTTGAACCATATTTTAAAAAGTATAGAAAACTACCTCTAGCTATAGACGGAAATTATTATTCTAAAGGCTATGGACATAGTAAAGGAATTGACTTATTTTTAGAAAATGAGACCTTAATAAATAATTTAAGAACAACACTATCATACTCATTCAATGATTCTAAAAGATTAACATTGGATTACCCTGAAAAATCAACTCCTCAATATGCAACACAGCACAATTTCAATATTTCTCTAAGATATTTCATTCCTCCTATTAAAACATATGTAGGTGTTTCAAATTTATTTGCATCTGGACGTCCATATCATAATCCTAATAAAACAGGTTATATGAATTCAAAAACAACTCCTTACAACAGTCTTGATGTTAATATGACTTTTTTAGTAAAGCCAAATATTATATTATATAGTTCTCTAACTAATATCTTAGGTAGAAATAATGTGTTTAATTATAAATATTCAACCGATCTAGACGTCAATAATACATACTCAAGAGTTCCTGTTATTTCTTCACGAGAACGCTTCTTTTTCATAGGAGTTTTTATATCACTTAACAATACTAAAGCTTATGAAGTCTCAAATTTTTAA
- a CDS encoding Glutamate 5-kinase (COGs: COG0263 Glutamate 5-kinase~HAMAP: Glutamate 5-kinase/delta-1-pyrroline-5-carboxylate synthase~InterPro IPR005715:IPR001048:IPR002478~KEGG: pdi:BDI_2256 gamma-glutamyl kinase~PFAM: Aspartate/glutamate/uridylate kinase; Pseudouridine synthase/archaeosine transglycosylase~SMART: Pseudouridine synthase/archaeosine transglycosylase~SPTR: Glutamate 5-kinase;~TIGRFAM: Glutamate 5-kinase/delta-1-pyrroline-5-carboxylate synthase~IMG reference gene:2504108062~PFAM: PUA domain; Amino acid kinase family~TIGRFAM: glutamate 5-kinase) yields the protein MTSHNTKHRIAIKIGSNVLSRKDGSLDITRISALVDQVSELRKQNYEVVLISSGAVAAGKARISPKGKLDVVSSRQIYSAVGQARLINQYIIFFDNHNIPCGQVLTTKENFSTRYHYLNQRNCMSVMLDNGIIPIVNENDTISVTELMFTDNDELSGLVATMLNCERLIILSNIDGIYNGNPSDKNSQVITEIDTQKDNIEEYIQSSKSSAGRGGMQTKYNIARKIAEEGVEVIIANGKRENILLDIINNPNTLCTRFIPSSKPTSTVKKWIAHSESFSKGEIYINEGASIALKSDEVTSLLPIGITHIQGVFEAGDIVTILDEKGNQIAVGCTAFNNEEVEQLIGKSNSKPIVHYDYLYID from the coding sequence ATGACTTCTCATAATACTAAGCATAGAATTGCTATAAAAATAGGTAGCAATGTTCTTAGCAGAAAAGACGGATCACTAGACATCACCCGTATATCTGCTCTAGTTGATCAGGTTAGTGAACTACGAAAACAAAATTATGAAGTAGTACTCATATCCTCTGGTGCTGTTGCAGCGGGAAAAGCAAGAATCTCACCCAAAGGTAAACTAGATGTTGTTTCATCTCGCCAAATCTACTCTGCCGTAGGACAAGCAAGACTAATTAATCAATATATTATCTTTTTTGATAACCACAATATACCGTGTGGACAAGTTCTAACAACCAAAGAAAACTTCTCTACTCGATACCATTATTTAAATCAACGAAACTGTATGTCTGTTATGCTTGACAATGGAATAATTCCAATTGTGAATGAAAATGACACCATATCGGTTACCGAACTAATGTTCACAGATAACGATGAGCTCTCAGGGCTAGTTGCGACTATGCTAAATTGTGAAAGATTAATCATCTTAAGCAACATAGATGGCATATACAATGGTAATCCTTCAGATAAGAACTCTCAAGTGATAACAGAAATAGATACTCAAAAAGATAATATTGAAGAGTATATCCAATCTAGCAAATCAAGTGCTGGACGTGGTGGTATGCAAACAAAATATAATATAGCACGTAAAATAGCTGAAGAAGGGGTTGAAGTGATTATAGCCAACGGAAAAAGAGAAAACATACTGCTTGATATCATCAATAATCCTAACACACTATGTACTAGATTTATCCCTTCTTCAAAACCAACTTCTACTGTAAAAAAATGGATAGCCCACTCTGAAAGTTTTTCTAAAGGAGAAATATATATTAATGAAGGAGCTAGTATAGCACTGAAGAGTGACGAAGTTACTAGCCTACTACCCATTGGTATTACGCATATACAAGGAGTATTTGAAGCAGGAGATATTGTAACCATATTGGATGAAAAAGGAAATCAGATAGCAGTAGGATGTACGGCATTCAATAATGAAGAGGTAGAGCAGTTGATAGGAAAAAGCAATTCAAAACCTATTGTTCATTACGATTATTTATATATAGACTAG
- a CDS encoding AMP-dependent synthetase and ligase (COGs: COG0318 Acyl-CoA synthetase (AMP-forming)/AMP-acid ligase II~InterPro IPR000873~KEGG: bba:Bd0279 long-chain fatty-acid-CoA ligase~PFAM: AMP-dependent synthetase/ligase~SPTR: Coronafacic acid synthetase, ligase component;~IMG reference gene:2504108072~PFAM: AMP-binding enzyme), giving the protein MKTINFSELFLQFKSSFIIDASTKKEYTYEEFYNQVKIISKELNEQKIPLRSIVIIYKIENPLETLLMFFACIEVSLIPFVVENEDVNELRNLGYKSIISTENKLDENYSTSKLESIASCFIHFVNGDNIYFGAENDFILVTSSKRTSTISKKILLGKKETLFNIISNSKSLPISSDDVTLILLPLSYSYGLIAQFLTHLYIGADIVLAPRILGIMQLKSIIGKYRITNIFLTPLLARLAFTYNQNYIENNLKFITLGGDKPSLTTIQNIYQILKCSIYGTYGLAEAGPRVATSKIDLNSDKVSLGRINVGIEASILEIEKYKYLLRCDRIGLLKIETPSTYLGYIEGDKLVAPSDNFLLTKDVVYSKDNQYYLLGRDDEFINNNSQIYWFQEMKDFFYNNPNVLKVKISKYNTNKIRIVIFYKKEETSKFFMEDTFKRHFDLRKNIDYEIELVSYQHNQYK; this is encoded by the coding sequence ATGAAAACAATTAATTTTAGCGAATTATTTCTCCAATTTAAATCTTCTTTTATAATTGATGCTTCAACAAAGAAAGAATATACATATGAGGAGTTCTATAATCAAGTAAAAATAATTAGTAAAGAATTGAATGAACAAAAAATACCCTTAAGGAGTATTGTTATTATCTATAAAATAGAGAACCCTCTGGAAACGTTACTAATGTTTTTTGCTTGTATAGAGGTAAGTCTAATCCCGTTTGTCGTTGAAAATGAAGATGTAAATGAGCTGAGGAATCTAGGATATAAATCCATAATTTCAACTGAGAATAAACTAGACGAGAATTATAGTACTAGTAAGCTAGAGTCAATAGCTAGTTGTTTCATTCATTTTGTAAATGGAGATAATATTTATTTTGGTGCAGAAAATGATTTTATACTTGTAACAAGTTCTAAGAGAACATCTACAATATCAAAAAAAATTCTTCTGGGTAAAAAAGAAACATTATTTAATATAATATCTAATAGTAAGTCTTTACCTATAAGCTCAGATGATGTAACCTTGATCCTTTTGCCTTTATCATATTCTTATGGATTAATAGCTCAGTTTTTAACACATTTATATATTGGAGCTGATATAGTATTAGCACCTAGGATTTTGGGAATTATGCAACTAAAGAGTATAATAGGTAAATATAGGATAACTAATATATTCTTGACTCCCCTTTTAGCTCGTTTGGCCTTTACTTATAATCAAAATTATATTGAAAATAATTTGAAGTTTATAACATTAGGAGGAGATAAACCTAGTTTGACAACGATTCAGAATATTTATCAAATATTGAAATGTTCCATATATGGAACATATGGTTTAGCAGAAGCTGGTCCTAGAGTCGCGACTTCTAAGATTGATTTAAATTCAGATAAGGTTAGTTTGGGTAGAATTAATGTTGGGATAGAGGCATCAATCCTAGAAATAGAGAAATACAAATACTTATTAAGGTGTGATAGAATTGGGTTGCTTAAGATAGAAACTCCTTCAACTTATTTGGGATATATAGAAGGGGATAAATTAGTTGCTCCTAGTGATAATTTCCTTTTAACAAAGGATGTAGTTTATTCAAAAGACAACCAATATTATCTGCTTGGTCGGGATGATGAATTTATTAATAATAATTCGCAAATATATTGGTTTCAAGAAATGAAAGACTTTTTCTATAATAACCCTAATGTTTTAAAAGTGAAAATCAGTAAATACAATACAAACAAAATACGTATAGTAATTTTTTATAAAAAAGAAGAAACCAGTAAGTTTTTTATGGAAGACACTTTCAAAAGACACTTTGATTTAAGGAAAAACATAGATTATGAAATAGAGCTTGTTAGTTATCAGCATAATCAATATAAATAA
- a CDS encoding Beta-hydroxyacyl-(acyl-carrier-protein) dehydratase FabA/FabZ (COGs: COG0764 3-hydroxymyristoyl/3-hydroxydecanoyl-(acyl carrier protein) dehydratase~InterPro IPR013114~KEGG: wbm:Wbm0052 (3R)-hydroxymyristoyl-ACP dehydratase~PFAM: Beta-hydroxyacyl-(acyl-carrier-protein) dehydratase, FabA/FabZ~SPTR: (3R)-hydroxymyristoyl-[acyl-carrier-protein] dehydratase;~IMG reference gene:2504108074~PFAM: FabA-like domain) → MKFDELKPGDLLPHSDFMLLIDKVIYTDYEKSITTAKTVKKNDIYFKGHFSGYPILPGVFIIEMMFQSSGILNRLIQERKVNINNTSEKKIGKAVKIKSATFKKEVFPNSTIIIKSEKKFDLMNFSEYKAVAYVDDEEICQAEIILSIQQ, encoded by the coding sequence ATGAAATTTGACGAATTAAAACCTGGAGATTTATTACCACATAGTGACTTTATGTTGCTAATAGATAAGGTGATCTATACAGATTATGAGAAGTCCATTACGACTGCCAAGACAGTGAAAAAGAACGATATATATTTTAAGGGGCATTTTTCTGGATATCCAATACTTCCTGGAGTTTTTATTATTGAAATGATGTTTCAATCATCCGGGATACTAAATAGATTAATTCAAGAAAGAAAAGTAAATATTAATAATACATCAGAAAAAAAAATTGGTAAAGCAGTTAAAATAAAATCTGCAACATTTAAAAAAGAAGTTTTTCCAAATTCGACAATAATAATAAAGTCAGAAAAAAAATTTGATCTAATGAACTTTTCAGAATATAAAGCGGTAGCATATGTTGATGATGAGGAGATTTGTCAAGCTGAAATAATATTATCAATACAACAATGA
- a CDS encoding hypothetical protein (KEGG: pvx:PVX_123795 DNA GyrAse a-subunit~SPTR: DNA GyrAse a-subunit, putative;~IMG reference gene:2504108071) — protein MNNINQITLIFSEIANNTKPVSVLIEILNNDTDQIQANEKYAYQAFCCALLARNERINWLQKGQYIQEYDSYIRKSISINPESILARLIRLMVEEKLENVKFIDHIEIDRVFLHENKNLAVDVYLKELIIKTLGHENN, from the coding sequence ATGAATAATATTAATCAGATAACATTGATTTTTTCTGAGATTGCAAACAACACTAAACCGGTTTCAGTCCTTATTGAAATTTTAAATAATGATACCGATCAGATACAAGCTAATGAGAAGTATGCTTATCAAGCTTTTTGCTGTGCATTATTGGCTAGAAATGAGAGAATAAATTGGTTGCAAAAAGGACAATATATACAAGAATATGACTCATACATAAGAAAAAGTATATCAATCAATCCTGAATCAATTTTAGCAAGGCTAATAAGGTTAATGGTTGAAGAAAAACTAGAGAATGTAAAGTTTATAGATCACATTGAGATTGATAGAGTATTTCTACATGAGAATAAAAATCTAGCTGTAGATGTATATCTGAAAGAATTAATTATAAAAACGTTAGGACATGAAAACAATTAA
- a CDS encoding hypothetical protein (KEGG: phe:Phep_2032 4'-phosphopantetheinyl transferase~SPTR: 4'-phosphopantetheinyl transferase, CesP;~IMG reference gene:2504108073) has translation MTIFYTVLKSRFSDRDLKIIYETFSDDFISRVQKSKVNIYIDKRFTLMLLIIEICKKMNIPTSYLIFLKHNENGKAIMPNLNIAISYTKNFIFCAISHMRIGFDVEYIDKNIPRENLAILNTCIGSSIRNYENFYLEWTRLESIIKYYDDLSLLKILFDKININDFKLDTIYLKTRQRCLIAISGENIAPFEKTINIKYQKI, from the coding sequence ATGACAATTTTTTATACTGTATTAAAGAGTAGATTTTCTGATCGTGATTTAAAAATAATCTATGAAACCTTCAGTGATGATTTCATTAGTAGAGTGCAAAAATCTAAGGTTAATATCTATATAGACAAGAGGTTTACTTTAATGTTGTTGATAATTGAAATATGTAAGAAAATGAATATTCCGACTTCATATTTAATCTTCTTAAAACACAATGAAAATGGTAAGGCCATCATGCCAAATCTTAATATTGCTATTTCGTATACGAAAAATTTTATATTCTGTGCTATAAGTCATATGAGAATAGGATTTGACGTTGAATACATTGACAAGAACATACCAAGGGAAAATTTAGCTATTCTAAATACTTGCATTGGGTCGTCTATTCGTAATTATGAGAATTTTTATTTGGAATGGACCAGACTAGAGTCAATAATAAAATATTATGATGACTTATCACTGTTGAAAATATTATTTGATAAAATAAATATTAATGATTTTAAGCTTGATACCATATATCTCAAAACTAGACAGCGGTGCTTAATAGCTATATCAGGTGAAAATATTGCTCCTTTTGAGAAAACCATAAATATAAAATATCAAAAAATATGA
- a CDS encoding Protein of unknown function DUF2141 (COGs: COG4704 conserved hypothetical protein~InterPro IPR018673~KEGG: tde:TDE1661 hypothetical protein~PFAM: Protein of unknown function DUF2141~SPTR: Putative uncharacterized protein;~IMG reference gene:2504108069~PFAM: Uncharacterized protein conserved in bacteria (DUF2141)): protein MKSQIFKILALFSVIILTPFNSYSQNFNLRIEITGISTIKGELYVAIYNSEKDFQSKTAFKSKRIKVKKTEEILSFSLPQGTYAITLYQDINNNKKLDSMFSIPFEPYGVSNNFSGFPSFKKAKFSLLKDQSIKIKIKN from the coding sequence ATGAAGTCTCAAATTTTTAAAATATTGGCACTGTTTAGTGTAATTATCCTTACTCCCTTTAATTCCTATTCTCAAAATTTCAATTTAAGAATTGAAATAACTGGAATATCAACAATCAAAGGTGAATTATATGTAGCTATTTACAATAGCGAAAAGGATTTTCAATCTAAAACAGCCTTTAAATCCAAACGAATAAAAGTGAAAAAGACAGAAGAAATATTATCCTTCTCTCTACCTCAGGGGACATATGCTATTACATTATATCAAGATATTAATAATAATAAGAAATTAGATAGTATGTTTTCTATTCCTTTTGAGCCTTATGGTGTGTCAAATAATTTCTCAGGATTCCCATCATTCAAAAAGGCTAAATTTAGTTTATTAAAAGATCAATCAATTAAAATTAAAATTAAAAATTAA
- a CDS encoding Gamma-glutamyl phosphate reductase (COGs: COG0014 Gamma-glutamyl phosphate reductase~HAMAP: Glutamate-5-semialdehyde dehydrogenase~InterPro IPR000965:IPR012134~KEGG: bth:BT_3718 gamma-glutamyl phosphate reductase~PRIAM: Glutamate-5-semialdehyde dehydrogenase~SPTR: Putative uncharacterized protein;~TIGRFAM: Gamma-glutamyl phosphate reductase GPR~IMG reference gene:2504108063~TIGRFAM: gamma-glutamyl phosphate reductase): MESNNIFQSIKEASKDLLLLDKEHTNQILLALADETEQQFDLILQENKKDLDLMDPENPKYDRLKLTKDRLRGIVGDIRHVAQLPSPLGRILDDRILDNGLHLVKKAVPFGVIGVIFEARPNVCFDVFSLCFKSGNACILKGGSDAAYSNQIIISIIRKVLLKNNLNPDICILLSNKREATSHLLNAQGYVDLIIPRGGKSLIQFVRENSKIPVIETGAGVCHTYFNEQGDKEIARNIIFNAKTRRVSVCNALDCLLIDASRIKDLPYLCSKLAEKNVIIQADEPAYQVLTGNYPKELLQKADQNSYGTEFLDYKMSIRTVKDINEAIRHIDKYSSKHSEAIITNDEKAKILFQSLVDAACVYTNTSTAFTDGAQFGLGAEIGISTQKMHARGPMALQEICSYKWIIEGNGQIRNS, translated from the coding sequence ATGGAAAGTAACAACATATTTCAATCCATAAAAGAAGCAAGCAAAGACTTACTCCTTTTAGACAAAGAACATACAAATCAGATTCTTTTGGCTTTAGCTGATGAAACAGAACAGCAATTCGATCTTATTCTTCAAGAAAATAAAAAGGATTTGGATCTTATGGATCCAGAAAACCCCAAATATGATCGACTAAAACTAACTAAAGATAGATTAAGAGGTATTGTAGGAGACATTAGACATGTTGCACAACTTCCATCACCACTTGGACGTATTCTCGATGATAGAATATTAGATAATGGTCTGCACCTAGTTAAGAAGGCTGTTCCGTTTGGTGTTATTGGTGTTATTTTTGAAGCTCGACCCAATGTCTGCTTTGATGTATTTTCACTCTGTTTCAAGTCGGGAAATGCTTGTATTTTAAAAGGAGGATCTGATGCCGCTTATTCAAATCAAATCATTATATCAATCATCAGAAAAGTACTACTTAAAAACAATCTCAACCCAGATATTTGCATACTATTATCTAACAAACGAGAAGCCACATCACATCTTCTCAATGCACAAGGCTATGTTGACTTAATTATCCCTCGAGGTGGAAAATCGCTTATTCAATTTGTTAGAGAAAATAGTAAAATACCAGTAATAGAAACAGGTGCAGGTGTATGTCATACCTATTTTAACGAACAAGGAGATAAAGAGATAGCTAGAAACATCATTTTCAATGCAAAAACAAGAAGAGTAAGTGTATGCAACGCGTTAGACTGTTTACTGATTGATGCTTCTAGAATTAAAGATTTACCCTATCTCTGCTCTAAATTAGCCGAAAAGAATGTAATTATTCAAGCCGACGAGCCTGCTTATCAAGTTTTAACGGGTAATTATCCAAAAGAATTACTACAAAAAGCAGATCAAAATAGTTATGGCACAGAGTTTCTCGATTATAAGATGTCTATACGAACCGTAAAAGATATAAATGAAGCAATTCGCCATATTGATAAGTATAGTTCAAAACATAGCGAAGCCATTATAACAAATGATGAAAAGGCTAAAATTCTTTTTCAATCATTGGTAGATGCAGCTTGTGTCTACACCAATACTTCAACAGCATTCACAGATGGTGCACAATTTGGCTTAGGTGCCGAAATAGGTATTAGCACACAAAAGATGCATGCTCGTGGTCCGATGGCTCTACAAGAAATATGTAGTTATAAGTGGATTATTGAAGGAAATGGACAAATAAGAAATTCTTAA
- a CDS encoding hypothetical protein (IMG reference gene:2504108064) has product MLQRRIQEMTKTLVYNDIGVLGSLTLSASEGIKFLLGSFFYA; this is encoded by the coding sequence ATGCTACAGAGACGGATTCAAGAAATGACTAAAACACTTGTTTACAACGATATAGGAGTGTTAGGTTCACTAACTCTCTCCGCCAGTGAAGGAATCAAGTTTTTACTTGGTTCCTTTTTTTATGCCTAA
- a CDS encoding hypothetical protein (KEGG: pmz:HMPREF0659_A6376 hypothetical protein~SPTR: Putative uncharacterized protein;~IMG reference gene:2504108068) has translation MKKLLFFTITILTTIHINSYSRTFVNDPTFKKLFKTTLDKFENNSTADKYTNAIAELKRIDMIYPNEWINSYQIALLEIQKSFLDLNEKNNFLLDDAKNNIDKIKRNKKADISEVYTLEGYYYYALIAKEPKENGPKLYKDVFACYQKALKYNKNNPRANLLLLIFKMNMAGFMGQKENDICQQLDSISELFKNELFDYYKPCWGDKTLDSLLLKYCCNR, from the coding sequence ATGAAAAAGCTACTGTTTTTTACAATAACAATACTAACTACTATACATATTAATAGTTATTCAAGAACGTTTGTTAATGATCCCACATTTAAAAAATTATTCAAAACAACTTTAGATAAATTTGAGAATAACTCTACCGCTGATAAATACACTAATGCCATTGCTGAACTAAAGCGAATTGATATGATATATCCTAACGAGTGGATAAACTCTTATCAAATAGCACTGCTAGAAATACAAAAATCATTTTTAGATTTAAATGAAAAGAATAACTTTCTGTTAGACGATGCAAAGAATAATATTGACAAAATCAAAAGAAATAAAAAAGCAGATATCTCAGAGGTTTATACATTAGAAGGTTACTATTACTATGCTCTTATTGCAAAAGAACCAAAAGAAAATGGACCTAAATTATATAAAGATGTATTTGCATGTTATCAAAAAGCTCTGAAATATAATAAAAATAATCCTAGAGCTAATTTACTTCTACTCATATTTAAAATGAATATGGCTGGATTTATGGGGCAAAAAGAGAATGATATTTGCCAACAACTTGATAGTATCAGCGAATTATTTAAAAACGAACTATTTGATTACTATAAGCCTTGTTGGGGAGATAAAACACTAGACTCTCTTTTACTTAAATACTGTTGTAATCGTTAA